ATCGCGCCGGTCCCGAACTGAAGACGCCCGCCGTCGTCGGAGAGCGCCTGCTATGGTCGACGCTACGAAAGGCGGCGACGCAGCCGTCACCCCCGGAAGTAGGTAGTTCGTGGTCGGTTCGTCGAACGCTCCGAGCGACGTGCAACTCGTCTCCCGTGCGGTGGGAGATCTGACTCGCCGCACCGGCTTCCCCGTTGCCTTCGGCGGCCTCTCGCGAGACGACGCGATCCATGTGTCGGCCATCTCCGGTGCCCGCACGCGCTACCTCGAGGGTCTTGTCGTCCACCCGATGAAGGGACTCGGCGGCCGCGCGTACGTCGAGAAGCGGCCGCGGCTCGCCCTGGATTACCGCACCTCGCGCAGCATCACGCACGACTACGACCGCGCCATCCTCGGCGAGGGCATCGCCACGCTGTTCGCCGTACCGGTGCTCGTGTCAGGCAAGCCGCGGGGCGTCATCTACTGCGGATCGTGGGGCGAACGCCGCGTCGGCGACGTCATCGCCCGCCCCGCCTTCCAGGTCGCGGAGGAGCTCGCAACCGAGCTTCGCGTCCGCGACGAGGTGGCCCGGCGACTCGAGACCTTCACTCCTCCGCAGCTGCCCGCGGCTGCGATGCCCGCCGCCGCGCGCGAGGAGCTCCGCGAGAGCTACGCCGAACTGCGCAGCATCGCCGCAGGAGTGGATGACGACGGACTGCGCCAACGCTTGGCGCGCGTCGAGCAGCGGCTGGCCGCCCTCACGTACGACGAGACGAACAAGGCAAACACCGACATCCACCTCTCCCCCAGGGAGATCGATGTCCTCGCCCGCGCGGCTCTCGGTGAGACCAATGCTGTCATCGGCGACACCCTGCGGCTTCGCGAAGCGACGGTGAAGTCCTATTTGAAATCGGCCATGGCGAAACTGGATGTCTCGACCCGCCATGCCGCGGTGACGCAGGCGCGTCGCGCGGGTCTTCTCCCCTGAAAAGCCCTAATTCGTCGGTGCAGCGCCTTTCGCGTCTTGTTCACCCAATAATGTGTGACCATGGCCCGAAAAATTGTGCACCAACTTGTCGACGACCTGGATGGAACCGTCCTCGAGGTCGGCGAAGGCGAAACAGTCCTCTTCTCCCTCGATGGCGTCGCATACGAGATCGATTTGACCGTTGACAATGCCGCCGAATTCCGCGAGACCTTGTCGCGATATGTGGATGCCGCCCGCTCGGTGTCGACCGGTCGGCAGGCCGAATCCGCGGCATCCCGGAAGCGTCGCCGTACCGGACAGACCGATTACACCGCCGTCCGGCAGTGGGCGAAAGACAACGGATACTCCGTCTCTGAGCGGGGTCGTATTCCGGCGTCGGTGATGGAAGCGTACGAAGCCGCGCAATAGCAAACTGTGCCGCTTCGGTGTCGCGTGAGTGTTTCGTGAGAGAACCCTGGGTATCGGCGCTCTCGCTTGCGCCCGCGCTCGATTCTCGGAAGCGTGGCTGACTCCACCACGGAAGGAGAAGCACATGCTCACTCTCACCGAGAACGCCGCCACCGCCGTCAAGGCTGTGGTCGCAGGCACCCCCGACGTCCAGGCCGCAGGAATCCGCATCCGCGGAGCCGAGGCTCCCACCGCCGGCTTCGAACTGACGCTGGCCCCGCAGCCCGAGCCTGCGGACGCTGTCGTCGAAGCGGATGGCGCTCGCGTCTTCCTCGACAGCACCGCGCAGGCGGCGCTGGACGACCAGGTCCTCGACGCGCAAATGAACGAGGACGGCTCGGTGCGCTTCGCCCTCGCGGCGCAGGCGTAACGACCTGAAGCTTGTCGACGGGCCTCGGTGCATACGCACCGGGGCCTTCGTCGTCGGCGGATAGACTCGTTCCGCCAGCCTCTGTAGCTCAATGGAAGAGCAGTTGCGTCCTAAGCAAACGGTTGGGGGTTCGAGTCCCTCCAGGGGCACAGTCTCTTTTTGGCTCTGACCGGCTATTTCTTCTGTGGTCAGACCACTCAGAATGCGTTTTTGCCCGCTTTTTGCCCGCATTCTGAAATTTCGGCGCCCCGAAAATTGCCGTCTGCAACAGACTGCGCGGGGCGTCTGGGAGCGCCACAATCGAGCGTTTCGGGCGAAATCTGCCTTGTCGAAAAGCTGAGCAATCTGCTCTCTCGGGTTGCAGCGCGCTAGCGGCGCGAGAGCCGGCCGTGCGAGCGATGGCCCACTTCGTAGACTCGAAGCCGGCAGAGCTTCAGGAGGGCACGTGGCAGAAGCACAATCGCGTCGAGCCGCCCGGGCGCGTGCAGCGCTCGAACATCTCGCGTCAAATGCGGCGCCGGGCGAGTACGTCCCGATCAGCGAGATCTGGGAGGACGCGGAACGCTCTGTACCCCTCTCCGAATACGAGTCCGAGATCAACACCCGCGGTCTGCGTCGAGGCGAGACGGACTGGCGCTTCGCCAGTTCTGACCTCGTGAACGCGGGCTGGCTGCGCAAGCACCCCGACGGTTCGGGGCGATGGGCCATTACTGACTCGGGACTACGAGCACTCGAGGAGTTTGCGGGTGACGAGCTGTTCGCAGAGTCGCAACAGCGAACGGCTGCCTCAAGACTTGAGTTGCGCGCCAGCATCGGCGACGCTCTCGCGACCGCGTGGGTGTCTGAAGATAGTGCGCAACGGAAGATCCTCGCTGCTTCGCGGGCGTGGGTCGAGGAAGGTCTTCAGAGCGGCGGGTCGGTGTTCAGCCCGGGACTTTCCGTGTGGGACACCGCCACGGTATCGGCGCTCCACTCGAAGTGGGTAGGCGCGCCGCGGGTGGAGGGCGCCAACTTCGTCCAAAACCTCGCCGTTCAGCTCGAAGACGAGACCGATGCGGTCAAACTCCTCATGGCCGAGATCGTTGCGCTGCAGATCCTGCCCATCTCTACGGTCATGGGCCACGCCAAGAAGACGGAGAAGGTCGAGGCCGTTCTTCGGCTGATGAAGCATGGAGTCTCAATCCCGACCCTGTTCGACGAAGCCTTCGGAGGTGGCGCCTTCAATCCCGGAACCGGGATGATGTCGCGCATCAATCACGCGGTCACGATCATCGTCAATCTCGCCAAAGCGTGGGTGGACCTCGACGCAGACGAGCAAGAGCGGGTGCTCCACGACCCACGAGCATGGCGCTCGTTCGTGCTGTCCGTCGATGGCGACTCCTTCCCGACTCAGCGATACTCGCTCATGTACCTCGTGCATCCCGGATTCTTTGGGCCGATCGTGTCCGAGGACCACCGGCATCGCATCCGCGAGGCGTTCATTGGCGAGATCGGTGGGCAATTTGGCGACGACGCCGACGACGACCTGCGGCGAATCGTTCTTGCGCTCCAAGCGAAGACTGGCAAGCCTGTCAGCTTCTACAAGAGCCCGTTGCGCGATCGATGGCACCCGGATGCTCATCCCGAGGCGCCGATCAATCTCCAGGTCGACCCAGTGGAAGCGGATGAGGGTGATGACGCCGTCGCCGATCCACGCGGGTTCCGGCCAGCGGACATCAATGTCGCCCTACTGAGCGACGAGCTCAACCTGGACGCCGGTTGGATCACACGCGTGCTCGACGCTTTGTATCGGCGCGGCCAGGTGATCCTCTACGGCCCCCCGGGAACCGGTAAGACATTCGTCGCGAAAGCGCTGACGCAGGCGATCACCGACGGTCGCCAGGAGGCGCAGCGTCGCATCCAGTTCCACCCTTCCTACACCTACGAGGACTTCTTCGCGGGCTACCGTCCGCGCGAGAAGAACGGACAGCTTGTTTTCGAACTTGCCAGGGGTCCGCTGAGCCGCATCGCCGAGGATGCACGCAGGGATCCGGATGTCGCACACGTGCTCCTCATCGACGAGATCAATCGGGCGAACCTGTCGAAGGTCTTCGGCGAGCTCTACTACCTGCTCGAATACCGCGGTGACGCCATCGATCTGCTCTACGCCGGGTCCGGGACCGACGGCGGCGACACGTTCGAGTTGCCCCCTAACGTGCTGATCATCGGCACGATGAATACGGCCGACCGCTCCATCGCCCTGCTCGACTCGGCGATGCGGAGGCGCTTCTCATTCTTCGAGCTTCACCCCGAGGTGCCACCTGTGGCGGGGATCCTCGATCGCTGGGTGCGAGAGCATCCGCAGACGCACCCGCTGCCCGCGCTGTTCGCCGAACTGAACTCGCGCATCCGAGATCGGGAGGACCGGATCGGTCCGAGCTACCTGCTTCGCTCGGACGATCTCTCTGTGCAGGATCTTCACGCGATCTGGACCGAGAACCTTCTGCCGCTTCTCGAAGAACGTCATCTGGGCACGGACGTCGACGTCGCATCGCGCTTCTCGCTGTCCTCGCTGCTCGCGGCAGTTCAGCCGATATCGTCGACGGCGGACACCATCGAATCGGGCGAATCAACCACCTCTGAGGCGTCCTGATCTCGCCATGCCCGAGCGCGCCTACATCAGGGAGAAGGGTGAGAGCTTCGTCGACCTGACGCTCGCGCAGGCGATGGAGCTGCAGGATCTTGGATTCTGTCGTGTCACCCCGACTTCGACCGCGGGGCGCTGGCGGATAACTGATGTCCTGAAGGTCGGAGTGGCCGTCGTGAGCGGCTGTGAACTCCACGTGGCACCAAAGACGCCGCTCGAGAACATCGTCCTCATGGCCTCGCTGGGAGGAGTTCAGCTGCGTCTTGGTGCCGATGACGTAGAGCGCGGCAGCGACAACTCGATCCCGACGGCCATCGCACGTGCGTTTCTTGTCGCGGTCGAACAGGCGACGCGACGGGGGTTGCTGAAGGGCTACCGCAGCGTGCAGGAGTCAGCCGCGGTCGTGCGCGGTCGGTGGGACATCCCGCGTCAGCTCGCGAAGCGACCCGGCATCCCGCTCCCCGTCGAGATCGAGTTTGACGATTTCACCGAGGACATCGATGAGAACCGGATCCTGCTGACGGCGCTGCGCGTGCTCGCCCGGCTGGAGGGAATGGCAGACGTGCTCGGCTCTGCCTTCACCGCCGTGCAGATCCTCTTCGCAGATGTGGAGTCGTTTCCCCGCGGACTGCCACTGCCCGATGTCCGCCCCAATCGGCTGAACCAGCACTACACCGTGCCTCTTCGCTTGGCACGCGTGATTCTGGAGGCGGTGTCTTGGACCCACCGGGATGGAGCCACGGTTGGAGGCACGTTCCTCGTCGACATGGCGCTGGTGTTCGAGGGATACATCGCCAATCGCCTTCGGACGAATCTTGCGGAGATCGGGCTCGATGTCACCGCGCAAGATCGGGGCCGGTGGTTCGACACCGACAGATCGGTGGCCCTGCGGCCTGACATCGTCATCTCGCGTGACGGCGCTCCAGTAACGGTTGCAGACACAAAGTACAAGGTGCTCGGTAGCGGAAATGGCGCCATGCCCAACGGGGATGTCTATCAGGCCGTCGCATACGCGCTCGCGCTTAACGTCCCCACCGCACACCTGATCTACGTGTCGGGCGATGCTGTCGCCCGCATTCTCCGGATTCCCTCGGCAGGCATCGATGTCCACGTCCATGCCCTGCCGCTCGAGGGGAATGCGCGGGCCCTCGAGTACGGTGTGGCCACGCTCGGCGCGAAGCTCGTGCACAGCGGGCGATAGTCCGTGAGGCGCGACTCGCCAGAGACCCCGGTGTGGATGCCGCTGCCGCCGCCGATAGCCTGGCAAAGACGATGCTGACGGCCGTGCGGCACGGACTCACGCTTGCCCCACTCCGAAAGGATCCACTAGATGACCGCAAAGGTCACGCTTCCCGAGCTGGAGCAGTACCTCGCCCGAGCGGCCGACCTTCTCCGCGGGAGCATTGACCAGGCCGACTTCAAGGCCTACATCTTTCCGTTGATGTTCTTCAAGCGGATCAGCGACGTCTACCGCGAAGAGTTCGAGCAGGCGCTCGAAGAGTCCGGCGGCGACCACGAGTTCGCGGCGTTCGCCGAGAATCACCGCTTCGCGATCCCCGACGGAAACTTGTGGGCAGATGTCCGTAAGAAGACCGAAAACATTGGCACCGCCCTGCAGACGGCGTTCCGCGAGATCGAGAAGGCGAACCCCGAAACCCTGTACGGCATCTTCGGCAATGCGAACTGGACGAATAAGGACAAACTGCCCGACCGCAAGCTCGCCGACCTCATCGAGCATTTCTCGACGAAGACGCTGAGTAACGCGAACGTCGGGCCGGATGTGTTTGGCAACGCGTACGAGTACCTCATCAAGCGGTTCGCCGACCAGTCCAACAAGAAGGCTGGCGAGTACTACACGCCGCGCTCTGTGGTTCGTCTGCTCGTGAACATCCTTGATCCCCAAGAGGGGGAGAGCGTCTATGACCCCGCTTGCGGTACGGGAGGCATGCTCATCGAAGTCATCGAGCACGTAAAGGAAGCCGGCGGCAGCCCGAAGACGCTCTGGGGCAAGCTTTACGGCCAGGAGAAGGTGCTCGCGACATCGGCGATTGCGCGCATGAACCTGCTCTTGCACGGCGTCGAGGACTTCAAAGTAGTTCGCGAAGACACCCTGCGCCGTCCCGCGTTCTACAGGGGCAGCCGGCTCGCACGGTTTGACAATGTCGTAGCCAACCCGCCGTTCTCGCTGAAGGCGTGGGGCGACGTCGAGTGGGCCAGCGACCCGTGGGGAAGGAACCAACTCGGCGGAGTCCCGCCGAAGGGCTACGCGGACTGGGCGTGGGTGCAGCACATGCTCACATCGGCCGACCCGAACACCGGCCGGGTCGCGGTCGTGCTGCCACATGGTGCGCTGTTCCGGCCGGGCGCCGAGGCCCGCATCCGCACGCACGTACTCAAGGCAAAGAAGGTCGAAGCCGTGATCGGTCTCGCACCGAACCTGTTCTATGGCACGGGTCTCGCGGCCTGCGTGTTGATCCTGCGCCACCAGCGGCCCGCCGATCAAGCGAGCAAGGTGCTATTCATCAACGGTGAAGATCTGATGAAGAAAGGTCGCAACCAAAACACCCTCGAGCCTGAGCATGCGAAGGCGCTGTTCGACGCGTACCGCGGATTTGCGGATGTCGAAGGTCGCGCACACGTTGCGGATCTCGCCGAGGTCGAGGGCAACGACTTCAACCTGAACATCCCGCTGTACGTGGCACCCGCCGACACCGGCGAGAGAATCACCCTGGTCGACGCCCTCGCGAACCTCGAAGCGGCGCACGAGCGTGCGAGGCAGAGCCGAGTGGCCCTCGAAGCGGAGCTCGCGAAGTGGGGGTTGAGCGCGTGACCGCCCGAATCAGCCAGCGCGAGCTGGAGAACTACCTGTGGGGCGCCGCCGTCATTCTGCGCGGACTCATCGACGCCGGCGACTACAAGCAGTACATATTTCCACTGGTGTTCCTCAAGCGCATCTCGGATGTCTACGACGAAGAGCACGCGGCGGCGCTCGACACCTATGGCGATGAAGAGCTCGCCGACCTCCCCGAGAACCATCGCTTCGCGATTCCGACCGGATGCCACTGGCGCGACGTTCGCGAGGTGACCGACAACATCGGCTCGACCGTGCTGCGAGCCATGCGGGCGATCGAGTCCGCCAACCCTGACACGCTGCCCGGGGTGTTCGGCGATGGGGACTGGGGAAACAAGAACCTGCTGCCGGACTCGACGCTCGCCGACCTGATCGAGCACTTCTCGACGCAGACGCTGTCGATCGCGAACTTGCCGGAGGACGAGCTCGGCAACGGGTACGAATACCTCATCAAGAAGTTCGCCGACGACTCGGGCCACACCGCGCAGGAGTTCTACACGAACCGCACTCTCGTGCACCTGATGACCCTGATGCTCGAGCCCCAGCCGGGGGAGTCGGTCTACGACCCGACGTGCGGCACCGGCGGAATGCTCATCTCGACGGCAGCCGAGGTGAAGCGCCAGGGTAAGGAGTGG
The Microbacterium sp. SLBN-154 DNA segment above includes these coding regions:
- a CDS encoding LuxR C-terminal-related transcriptional regulator, yielding MQLVSRAVGDLTRRTGFPVAFGGLSRDDAIHVSAISGARTRYLEGLVVHPMKGLGGRAYVEKRPRLALDYRTSRSITHDYDRAILGEGIATLFAVPVLVSGKPRGVIYCGSWGERRVGDVIARPAFQVAEELATELRVRDEVARRLETFTPPQLPAAAMPAAAREELRESYAELRSIAAGVDDDGLRQRLARVEQRLAALTYDETNKANTDIHLSPREIDVLARAALGETNAVIGDTLRLREATVKSYLKSAMAKLDVSTRHAAVTQARRAGLLP
- a CDS encoding histone-like nucleoid-structuring protein Lsr2; translation: MARKIVHQLVDDLDGTVLEVGEGETVLFSLDGVAYEIDLTVDNAAEFRETLSRYVDAARSVSTGRQAESAASRKRRRTGQTDYTAVRQWAKDNGYSVSERGRIPASVMEAYEAAQ
- a CDS encoding Fe-S cluster assembly protein HesB, with product MLTLTENAATAVKAVVAGTPDVQAAGIRIRGAEAPTAGFELTLAPQPEPADAVVEADGARVFLDSTAQAALDDQVLDAQMNEDGSVRFALAAQA
- a CDS encoding AAA family ATPase codes for the protein MAEAQSRRAARARAALEHLASNAAPGEYVPISEIWEDAERSVPLSEYESEINTRGLRRGETDWRFASSDLVNAGWLRKHPDGSGRWAITDSGLRALEEFAGDELFAESQQRTAASRLELRASIGDALATAWVSEDSAQRKILAASRAWVEEGLQSGGSVFSPGLSVWDTATVSALHSKWVGAPRVEGANFVQNLAVQLEDETDAVKLLMAEIVALQILPISTVMGHAKKTEKVEAVLRLMKHGVSIPTLFDEAFGGGAFNPGTGMMSRINHAVTIIVNLAKAWVDLDADEQERVLHDPRAWRSFVLSVDGDSFPTQRYSLMYLVHPGFFGPIVSEDHRHRIREAFIGEIGGQFGDDADDDLRRIVLALQAKTGKPVSFYKSPLRDRWHPDAHPEAPINLQVDPVEADEGDDAVADPRGFRPADINVALLSDELNLDAGWITRVLDALYRRGQVILYGPPGTGKTFVAKALTQAITDGRQEAQRRIQFHPSYTYEDFFAGYRPREKNGQLVFELARGPLSRIAEDARRDPDVAHVLLIDEINRANLSKVFGELYYLLEYRGDAIDLLYAGSGTDGGDTFELPPNVLIIGTMNTADRSIALLDSAMRRRFSFFELHPEVPPVAGILDRWVREHPQTHPLPALFAELNSRIRDREDRIGPSYLLRSDDLSVQDLHAIWTENLLPLLEERHLGTDVDVASRFSLSSLLAAVQPISSTADTIESGESTTSEAS
- a CDS encoding McrC family protein produces the protein MPERAYIREKGESFVDLTLAQAMELQDLGFCRVTPTSTAGRWRITDVLKVGVAVVSGCELHVAPKTPLENIVLMASLGGVQLRLGADDVERGSDNSIPTAIARAFLVAVEQATRRGLLKGYRSVQESAAVVRGRWDIPRQLAKRPGIPLPVEIEFDDFTEDIDENRILLTALRVLARLEGMADVLGSAFTAVQILFADVESFPRGLPLPDVRPNRLNQHYTVPLRLARVILEAVSWTHRDGATVGGTFLVDMALVFEGYIANRLRTNLAEIGLDVTAQDRGRWFDTDRSVALRPDIVISRDGAPVTVADTKYKVLGSGNGAMPNGDVYQAVAYALALNVPTAHLIYVSGDAVARILRIPSAGIDVHVHALPLEGNARALEYGVATLGAKLVHSGR
- a CDS encoding type I restriction-modification system subunit M — protein: MTAKVTLPELEQYLARAADLLRGSIDQADFKAYIFPLMFFKRISDVYREEFEQALEESGGDHEFAAFAENHRFAIPDGNLWADVRKKTENIGTALQTAFREIEKANPETLYGIFGNANWTNKDKLPDRKLADLIEHFSTKTLSNANVGPDVFGNAYEYLIKRFADQSNKKAGEYYTPRSVVRLLVNILDPQEGESVYDPACGTGGMLIEVIEHVKEAGGSPKTLWGKLYGQEKVLATSAIARMNLLLHGVEDFKVVREDTLRRPAFYRGSRLARFDNVVANPPFSLKAWGDVEWASDPWGRNQLGGVPPKGYADWAWVQHMLTSADPNTGRVAVVLPHGALFRPGAEARIRTHVLKAKKVEAVIGLAPNLFYGTGLAACVLILRHQRPADQASKVLFINGEDLMKKGRNQNTLEPEHAKALFDAYRGFADVEGRAHVADLAEVEGNDFNLNIPLYVAPADTGERITLVDALANLEAAHERARQSRVALEAELAKWGLSA